A window of the Cucurbita pepo subsp. pepo cultivar mu-cu-16 chromosome LG01, ASM280686v2, whole genome shotgun sequence genome harbors these coding sequences:
- the LOC111805873 gene encoding protein BASIC PENTACYSTEINE2-like, with protein sequence MDDDALNMRNWGYYEPSFKGHLGLQLMSPITERDMKHFLPGRDPSVMVNANPTFHPRDCVVSEAPVHMNYIRDNWGGNPRDRFLNMLPANHNYPVLPETSGAHSLQILQPPSSSRDELVANRVEEPPVKKEGGKAKKRQSSETGPKTPKAKKPRKLKDTSTAVPRAKPPKKNIDLVINGIDMDISGIPIPVCSCTGSPHQCYRWGCGGWQSACCTTNISTYPLPMSDKRRGARIAGRKMSQGAFKKVLEKLAADGYNFANPIDLRSHWARHGTNKFVTIK encoded by the coding sequence ATGGATGATGATGCGTTGAACATGCGCAATTGGGGCTATTATGAGCCGTCCTTTAAAGGCCATCTTGGCCTGCAGCTCATGTCCCCAATTACTGAGCGGGacatgaaacatttcttacccGGCCGTGATCCTTCTGTTATGGTGAATGCGAACCCAACGTTCCATCCTCGAGATTGCGTTGTCTCTGAAGCACCGGTTCATATGAACTATATTAGGGATAATTGGGGAGGTAACCCCAGAGATAGGTTTCTCAATATGTTACCTGCCAATCACAATTATCCTGTTCTTCCAGAAACTTCAGGAGCTCACTCCTTGCAGATCTTGCAGCCACCCTCTTCATCTAGGGATGAACTAGTAGCAAATAGAGTTGAAGAGCCTCCAGTTAAGAAGGAAGGTGGGAAAGCTAAGAAAAGACAGAGTAGTGAGACTGGCCCCAAAACTCCTAAAGCTAAAAAACCGAGGAAACTGAAAGATACTAGCACCGCCGTGCCTCGTGCAAAACCACCGAAGAAGAATATTGAtcttgttataaatggtattgaTATGGACATTTCAGGTATTCCGATCCCGGTTTGCTCTTGCACTGGTTCTCCTCATCAATGTTATAGGTGGGGATGTGGTGGTTGGCAGTCTGCTTGTTGTACTACCAACATATCGACTTATCCTTTGCCCATGAGTGACAAAAGGCGAGGTGCGAGGATAGCTGGGCGAAAAATGAGTCAGGGTGCGTTTAAGAAGGTACTCGAGAAACTAGCAGCTGATGGCTATAATTTTGCTAACCCGATCGATTTGAGGTCTCACTGGGCACGACATGGTACTAATAAGTTCGTCACAATCAAGTAG
- the LOC111779944 gene encoding protein BASIC PENTACYSTEINE2-like: MDGDALNMRNWGYYEPSGKAQLRLQLMSTIFEQDMKHFLPGRNPSAMINMNGVFHSRGSGVSEPSVPTNWVRDGWINHNRDKLLNMLPPNPSYSTHAETSAAQPVQMLQAHDTSIDEMVGRIDEPSEKESKQLKKRQNGGAPKVPKPKKPRKAKNNDPSVQQVKAPKKKMDLVINGLDMDISGIPIPICSCTGTPHQCYRWGYGGWQSACCTTTLSVHPLPMSEKRRGARIAGRKMSLGAFKKVLEKLAGQGYNFSNPIDLRSHWARHGTNKFVTIK; the protein is encoded by the coding sequence ATGGACGGCGATGCGTTGAACATGCGTAATTGGGGTTACTATGAACCGTCTGGGAAAGCACAGCTTCGCCTGCAGCTCATGTCTACAATTTTTGAGCAAGATATGAAGCATTTTCTGCCTGGACGCAACCCTTCTGCTATGATTAACATGAATGGTGTGTTTCATTCACGGGGGTCTGGTGTTTCTGAACCATCAGTACCAACAAACTGGGTCAGGGATGGATGGATAAATCACAATAGAGACAAGCTTCTCAACATGTTACCTCCCAATCCAAGTTATTCCACTCATGCAGAAACTTCGGCTGCGCAACCTGTGCAAATGTTGCAAGCACATGACACATCGATAGATGAAATGGTTGGTAGGATTGATGAACCATCTGAGAAGGAATCTAAACAACTGAAGAAACGACAGAATGGAGGTGCTCCAAAAGTTCCAAAACCAAAGAAGCCTCGTAAGGCAAAAAATAATGATCCTTCAGTTCAGCAAGTGAAGGCACCGAAAAAGAAGATGGATCTTGTTATAAACGGGCTGGATATGGACATTTCTGGTATCCCAATTCCTATATGCTCTTGCACTGGAACTCCTCATCAGTGTTATAGATGGGGCTATGGTGGCTGGCAATCAGCTTGTTGTACCACAACTTTGTCTGTACATCCTTTGCCGATGAGTGAGAAGCGGCGAGGTGCAAGAATTGCTGGGCGAAAAATGAGTCTAGGTGCTTTTAAGAAGGTTTTGGAGAAACTAGCAGGTCAAGGTTATAACTTCTCTAACCCAATTGATTTAAGAAGCCATTGGGCAAGGCATGGGACCAATAAGTTCGTCACTATCAAGTAG